In a single window of the Rhopalosiphum padi isolate XX-2018 chromosome 1, ASM2088224v1, whole genome shotgun sequence genome:
- the LOC132931684 gene encoding L-xylulose reductase-like: MIRSICRLPHKIAGQMAVDILSRSMAGQAPQKMEDYFKGKKFIVTGSCAGMGEKITERLIDLGSFVYAVVEKEEGAAKALPNTKQIFCDVSNWEDTYKKMLDIGPVHGLVNNAGVAVIESFFDVTEHGWDKTLNINARALVRISQAVAKNMIDAGIKGSIVNISSTISTRAIPDHTTYCASKGAVNQITRTMAIELGKYGIRTNNVNPTVVLTRMGKIAWSDPEKSGPIMRRIPLGRFAETDDIANAVIFMLSDYSTMVNGTALVVDGGFLAG; encoded by the exons ATGATACGTTCCATATGCAGACTACCTCATAAAATAGCTGGACAAATGGCCGTTGATATTCTATCTAGGAGTATGGCTGGACAGGCACCACAAAAAATGGAAGATTATTTCAAAGGCAAAAAATTCATCGTCACTGGATCTTGTGCTG GTATGGGTGAAAAAATTACAGAGAGATTGATAGATTTGGGTTCATTTGTTTACGCGGTGGTAGAGAAGGAAGAAGGCGCTGCTAAAGCGTTACCAaatactaaacaaatattttgtgatgtttCCAATTGGGAagacacttataaaaaaatgttggacatTGGTCCAGTACATGGTTTGGTCAACAATGCCGGTGTAGCTGTTATAGAGTCATTTTTCGATGTCACTGAACATGGTTGGGATAA GACTTTAAATATCAACGCCAGAGCCTTAGTGAGAATAAGTCAGGCAGTGGCAAAAAACATGATTGATGCCGGTATCAAAGGATCTATTGTAAACATATCTTCGACAATTTCTACG AGAGCCATACCCGATCATACGACATATTGTGCATCTAAAGGAGCCGTGAATCAAATAACTAGAACGATGGCAATCGAACTGGGCAAATACGGTATCCGTACCAACAACGTTAATCCGACTGTGGTGTTGACTCGAATGGGTAAAATCGCGTGGTCAGACCCAGAAAAATCGGGACCCATAATGAGACGAATCCCACTGGGCAGATTCGCAG AAACCGACGACATTGCGAACGCTGTGATTTTCATGCTCAGCGACTACTCCACCATGGTAAACGGAACGGCTCTCGTAGTCGACGGTGGATTCTTGGCCGGATAG